One genomic region from Tripterygium wilfordii isolate XIE 37 chromosome 20, ASM1340144v1, whole genome shotgun sequence encodes:
- the LOC119986776 gene encoding stemmadenine O-acetyltransferase-like isoform X2 produces the protein MFACGGFAIGIGTTHNIIDVTSVTAFLNAWGSMAREGAALSPDFNSSYIFPQNNAFPQDLTILALTNRLYQEKGIFVGRRFVFKGPMISNLKAKASRLGVQKPTRAEVVVALLFKCIMSASKAKFGAKKKSALLSTSVNLRRRAEPKFQETSVGNIVLIAAIKANSEETDERSFVSRMREILSPMNANFVESLQGEQGLKSLCEYLRSLGESYSKGISNGDEIIVFNSWCNSGTYSIDFGWGKPLWFPACVLALGISGSVIQLVDTRSGNGIEAWVSLDEEIMAMVEHDKELLSVASVDPSPLEIDSLNSRL, from the coding sequence ATGTTTGCTTGTGGTGGTTTTGCAATAGGCATTGGTACTACACACAACATAATCGATGTAACTTCTGTAACGGCATTCCTCAACGCTTGGGGTAGCATGGCTCGAGAAGGAGCAGCTCTATCTCCCGATTTCAACTCCTCATATATCTTTCCTCAAAACAATGCATTCCCGCAAGATCTAACTATCTTGGCTTTAACGAATCGATTATATCAAGAAAAGGGCATCTTTGTCGGAAGGAGGTTTGTGTTTAAAGGACCAATGATAAGCAATCTTAAAGCCAAAGCTTCGAGATTAGGCGTACAGAAGCCAACACGAGCAGAAGTAGTGGTTGCACTCCTATTTAAATGCATCATGTCTGCATCCAAGGCAAAATTTGGTGCCAAGAAGAAGTCAGCTTTGTTATCAACTTCTGTGAACTTGCGACGAAGGGCTGAGCCAAAATTCCAAGAAACAAGTGTTGGAAATATAGTTTTGATTGCAGCGATAAAAGCAAATAGTGAAGAAACAGATGAGCGTAGTTTCGTGTCCCGGATGAGAGAAATCTTATCTCCAATGAATGCTAATTTTGTCGAGAGCCTTCAAGGGGAGCAGGGATTGAAGTCTCTTTGCGAATATTTGAGGAGTCTTGGTGAATCATATTCAAAGGGTATCTCCAATGGAGATGAAATCATTGTATTTAATAGCTGGTGTAACTCAGGCACTTACAGTATTGACTTTGGTTGGGGGAAGCCATTATGGTTCCCAGCTTGTGTTCTTGCCCTAGGGATTTCTGGATCTGTGATTCAGCTCGTGGATACAAGAAGCGGTAATGGAATAGAAGCATGGGTGTCACTGGATGAAGAAATCATGGCTATG
- the LOC119986776 gene encoding stemmadenine O-acetyltransferase-like isoform X1, which translates to MFACGGFAIGIGTTHNIIDVTSVTAFLNAWGSMAREGAALSPDFNSSYIFPQNNAFPQDLTILALTNRLYQEKGIFVGRRFVFKGPMISNLKAKASRLGVQKPTRAEVVVALLFKCIMSASKAKFGAKKKSALLSTSVNLRRRAEPKFQETSVGNIVLIAAIKANSEETDERSFVSRMREILSPMNANFVESLQGEQGLKSLCEYLRSLGESYSKGISNGDEIIVFNSWCNSGTYSIDFGWGKPLWFPACVLALGISGSVIQLVDTRSGNGIEAWVSLDEEIMAMVEYDKELLSVASVDPSPLEIDSLNSRL; encoded by the coding sequence ATGTTTGCTTGTGGTGGTTTTGCAATAGGCATTGGTACTACACACAACATAATCGATGTAACTTCTGTAACGGCATTCCTCAACGCTTGGGGTAGCATGGCTCGAGAAGGAGCAGCTCTATCTCCCGATTTCAACTCCTCATATATCTTTCCTCAAAACAATGCATTCCCGCAAGATCTAACTATCTTGGCTTTAACGAATCGATTATATCAAGAAAAGGGCATCTTTGTCGGAAGGAGGTTTGTGTTTAAAGGACCAATGATAAGCAATCTTAAAGCCAAAGCTTCGAGATTAGGCGTACAGAAGCCAACACGAGCAGAAGTAGTGGTTGCACTCCTATTTAAATGCATCATGTCTGCATCCAAGGCAAAATTTGGTGCCAAGAAGAAGTCAGCTTTGTTATCAACTTCTGTGAACTTGCGACGAAGGGCTGAGCCAAAATTCCAAGAAACAAGTGTTGGAAATATAGTTTTGATTGCAGCGATAAAAGCAAATAGTGAAGAAACAGATGAGCGTAGTTTCGTGTCCCGGATGAGAGAAATCTTATCTCCAATGAATGCTAATTTTGTCGAGAGCCTTCAAGGGGAGCAGGGATTGAAGTCTCTTTGCGAATATTTGAGGAGTCTTGGTGAATCATATTCAAAGGGTATCTCCAATGGAGATGAAATCATTGTATTTAATAGCTGGTGTAACTCAGGCACTTACAGTATTGACTTTGGTTGGGGGAAGCCATTATGGTTCCCAGCTTGTGTTCTTGCCCTAGGGATTTCTGGATCTGTGATTCAGCTCGTGGATACAAGAAGCGGTAATGGAATAGAAGCATGGGTGTCACTGGATGAAGAAATCATGGCTATGGTAG